One genomic window of Coffea eugenioides isolate CCC68of chromosome 1, Ceug_1.0, whole genome shotgun sequence includes the following:
- the LOC113758072 gene encoding feruloyl CoA ortho-hydroxylase 2-like, producing MVRKLLTVLIGNLGVTLDDSRLESLIGMKMVNMNFYPICPNPELTVGVGRHSDMGTLTVLLQDGIGGLYVKLEEGKLNGRKEEWIEIPPILGALVINVGDSL from the coding sequence atggTAAGAAAGCTGTTGACAGTGTTAATTGGAAATCTTGGAGTAACACTTGATGACTCAAGACTCGAATCCCTAATTGGCATGAAGATGGTCAACATGAATTTCTACCCCATTTGCCCAAATCCTGAACTGACAGTTGGTGTGGGGCGCCACTCTGATATGGGCACATTAACTGTGCTTTTGCAAGATGGTATTGGAGGTTTATACGTAAAGCTGGAAGAAGGTAAACTTAATGGCAGAAAAGAAGAGTGGATAGAGATTCCTCCAATTCTTGGTGCTCTAGTTATTAATGTTGGGGACTCCTTATAG